The DNA segment GGCTCGTCGAACCCCTGCCCCTCCGAGAAGTCGTGATCGCGGCGTTCCTCGTCAGTCATAGCGATAGATTGGCGAGCCGGAGGGTTAAGGGCTACGTCACGGCGAGAGCGACTCCGATCGATCGTCGGAGGTGGCCACGTCGATCGGATCGTCGATATCGCCCATGATCGTCTCCAGCAGATCGGTCACGGTCACCATCCCGACGACCTCGCCGTCCTCGATGACGAGCGCGAGCTCCTGGTTTTCGGCCTGGAACTGATCGATCGCGTCGCTGACGTCGGTGTCCGGTGAGACCGTCATCGTCGGAGCAGCCACGTCGGCGAAGTCGAGGTCGCCATCGGTCAGTTCCTCCCGGTGTCGAGAGAGGATCGGCGAGTAGACGATGCCCCGGAAATCCGTCAGTTCGTCGCCGATCAACGGATAGCGCGTGTGCGGGTGCTCTTCCATACGCCGGAAGTTCTCCTCGGTCCCGACCGCCGTCGAGAGTGCGACGATCTCCTCCGCCGGGAGCATCACGTCCCTGACTGGCTGTTCGCCGATCTGGAGGGCGTTCATCACCTCGTCACGTCGCTCCTCCGAGATATCCCCCTCGTCGAGGACGGAGCCGAGCTTGTTCCGGAGGTCGGCGCGGGACTCGATGACGTCCTGTTCGGTTTCGAGCCACGCGCCCGTCATCTCGATGCCGAACAGCTTCAGCGTCGCCTTCGCGATCCAGTCGCCGAACGTGATGATCGGGGAGATCGCGTAGTGGAACCAGTATAGCGGCGGCGCGCCGTACCGGCAGACGAACCGGGACCGCTCGACTCCGAGGTACGTCGGCGTCTGTTCGCCGTGAGTCAGGTGGACCAGGTTGATGATGAGGAAGGCGATGATCGCGCCCGAACCGACCGACGCCAGCACCGTGTTCTCGAACAGCGGTTCGAAGAGTGCCGCCAGTGCGGGTTCGGCGACGATACCCACCGCGATGCTCGAGGCAGTGATGCCGACCTGACAGGTCGTGAGATACAGTTCCAGGTTCTGTGTCATCTCCCACGCCCGTTTCAGTGCGGGGTGACCGTCACCGATGAACTCCGATCTGTCGAACTGGCGGGCCCGGGTCAGCGCGAACTCGATCGCGACGAAAAACCCGTTCGTCAGGATCAAGAACACACCCGCGGCTAGGCGGATCGTCAGTTCAAGTGAATTCATCCATCGGATGCTGTCGTTCTCGACTGAAATATGTGGTGATACGATTACATTCGTCGTACGGCCGAGGAGCAAGAAGAGCCAGAAGCCACGAGACGGATCCAGGACCGGATCGGTTTTTTTATCGACGCAGGGAAAGAGAGATCCATGAGCAAGCGACTGTTCGTCAGCGTCGATCTCGACGGGCTGGCCGAGGACGTGTCGGCCGTCCAGGAGCTGTTCGAAGGAGCTAGTGGGCTGAACTTCGTCGATCCCCGGCAGGCTCATCTCACGCTGAAGTTCCTCGGCGACACCGACGAGGACCAGATTCCGGAACTGATCGATGAACTCGACGCCGCAGTCGACGCCGCCGGGGTCGATCCGTTCACGGCGCGTTTCGGCAGTCTGGGCGTCTTTCCCAGTCTGGAGTACATTAGCGTCGTCTGGCTCGGAGTTCGAACGGGCAGTGACCAGCTAACCGCCCTGCACGAAGCCATCGAGGACCGGACCGTCGAGATGGGGTTCGACCCGGAAGATCACGACTTTACACCGCACGTCACGCTCGCGCGGATGAACCACGCCGGTGACAAGGAACTCGTCCAGGAAACCGTCCGGGAGCGCGATCCCGACGTCGGTACGCTCGCCGTCGACGAAATCCGACTCACCGAGAGTGTACTTACCGACGACGGGCCCCGGTACTCGACCGTCGAATCGTTCGAAATGTAACAGATACGGTACAACGATAGTATCCTCGGAGTCCGGTAGAGAGACGTTAGGTCGACCGAACGTCTTAGGCCGACCAAAGTAGTAATATTACTGATAAGTCTTAAGTGCGGCCGGCCCATACGAGTGCGTGATGGATCTCTGGTTCAATCTGACGCTGGTGTTCGTCGCGGGGTTCATCACCGCGCTGGCGACCGGGCTGGGCGCGATCCCGTTCTTTCTGGTCGAGGAGATCGGCGACCGCTGGAACGTCGGGCTGTGGGGATTCGCTTCCGGGATTATGCTCGCCGCGTCGTTGTTCGGACTGATCTTCGAGGGGCTGGAAAACGGCGGCAGTCAGCCGGTCCCAAAGCTCGTCGCGGGGCTGCTGACGGGTGTCGTGCTCGTCGTCGTGAGTCACCGACTCCTCAACGACAGTGATATCGACCCACAGGAGTACGAAGAAGCCGATTTCAAGAAGCTCGTGCTCATCCTCGGCATCCTGACCGTGCACAGCTTTCCGGAAGGGGTCGCCGTGGGCGTGTCATTTGCGGAACTGGGCTTCGAGGGCGTTGACGGGTTTACCATCGCTGGACAGGTCGTACCGCTGCTCGCGGTGTTCATGACGATCGCCATCTCGATTCACAACATCCCGGAGGGGATCGCCATCTCGATCCCGCTGCGGGCGATGGGCGTCAGCGAGTGGCGGATGGTCGGCTGGGCAATCTTCTCCAGTCTCCCCCAGCCGATCGGTGCCGTCATCGCCTTCTCGTTCGTCCGGGTCGCCCAGGAGTTCCTGCCCTTCGGCTTTGGCTTTGCCGCCGGGGCGATGATCTATCTCGTGCTCACGGAGTTCATCCCCGAAGCGCTCGATCAGGGCGCCGATCTGGCCGGCGGCGGACGTCGCGAGCTGACCGCGGGAATCGCCGCCGGGGTCGCGCTGATGGTCCCGCTGGCGTTCATCTAGATCGGGAGCGTACTCGAAACGACCTTCAGTGTAAGCTGGACCGTGAGCCGCTCGTCGTTGGCCGATGGATCGCTCTCGTAGTTCGAGTTATCGAGGACGAGATACCCCGTCCCGTCGACGTTCAACGGTTCGCGACCCTTGTTCTCGGTCGAGGCCTCGTGCAGTTCGTCGGGCGAGCCCCGGAGCATCACCGTCCGCTTGCTGAGCGAGTCGACACCGCTCGGCCGGTCGTCAGGTGTCTCCTCGTCCTCGTCGATGTACATCTTGTACGCTTCGAGGGCGCTATCACTCCCGAAGACGTACACCGAAAACGGCCTGTCGTCCCGTGCGATGTATTCGATCTCGTCACCGTCCGACGGCAGTTCGAAGATACGACCGTCTTCCGGAGGTACCGGGACCATTTCGTCTTTCGTGAGTATTACCTCGCCACCGATACAGCCGGCGGTTCCGACGACTGCCCCGGTCGCCGCCCCTGTCAGGAATCTACGACGCCGCATTGGATGAGTATCGCTCCGTCCGGTAAATATATCCACGCCCGCAGTTCTCAGCCGTGATAGTAGCCAGCAGTCTCGGCTCGTCGTGCTTCGAACCGATGGGCTCGTGAGTCACTGTGCGCACATTCGTTCGCACCTCGCCTGCTCACGGGTCGCTGCCGCTCCCCGTTCGTGCAGTTCGCGGACTCCCGTCGGTCGTCCGCGCGCCGCTCGCTCATATGGAAACGCTCGCCACTCACGGGTCGCTGCCGCTCCCCGTTCGTGCAGTTCGCGGACTCCCGTCGGTCGTCCGCGCGCCGCTCGCGGATCCCGGCTCACGGGTCACGTTCGTTCCCCGTTCGCTCACATGGAGACGCTCGTTACACTCGCGGATCCCGTTCGCGGGTCGTTTCTCCCCGCTCACGTGTTCGAGGCCCTCACACAGTTCAGGCCTCGCCTGCTCACGGGTCACGTCCGTTCCCCGCTCGCACATTTGGATCCGCTCGCTGACGCTCGCGGATCCCGTTCGACGGCTTTAAGTTTCGCATCGGCTTCTGATCGTACGAGACAGGCATCCGCCTGTTTCACTGACCCGTAGAAGCCATCTGGCGCACTACGGAGGTGAACAATGGCAGATCAGGAAATAGAGAACGCAGTCTCGCGCGCACTCGAGGAAGCACCTGACCGGAATTTCCGGGAGACGGTGGACCTCGCGATTAACTTGCGCGATCTTGACCTCAACGATCCATCGAACCGTGTAGACGAAGGTGTCGTCCTGCCGGAGGGGACCGGCCAGGAGACGACGATCGTCGTCTTTGCCGAGGGCGAAACGGCCATCCGGGCCGAAGACGTCGCGGACGACGTCCTCGACGGCGACGACCTCGAAGACCTGGGCGACGACGACGGCCAGGCCAAAGATCTCGCCGAGGACACCGATTTCTTCATCGCGGAAGCGTCCATGATGCAGGACATCGGTCGATACCTCGGGACGGTCCTCGGGCCGCGCGGGAAGATGCCCGAACCGCTCCAGCCGGACGACGACGTCGTCGAGACCGTCAACCGAATGAAAAATACGGTCCAGCTTCGCAGCGGCGAGCGGCGGACCTTCCACACCCGCGTGGGTGCCGAGGACATGTCCGCCGAGGAGATCGCCGACAACATCGACGTCATCCTGCGCCGACTTCACGCCAACCTCGAGAAGGGGCCGCTGAACGTGGATTCGGTGTTCGTGAAGACGACGATGGGGCCGTCCGTGGAGGTGGCCTAACATGAGCGCCGAGTCCCAGCGTAAGACCGAGCACATCCCCGAATGGAAACGCGAGGAGATCGACGACCTCGTCGCCACGATCGAGTCCTACGACAGCGTCGGAATCGTCGATATGACCGGTATCCCGAGCCAGCAGCTCCAGGACATGCGCCGTAACCTCTACGGTACGGCCGAGCTGCGCGTCAGCCGCAACACGCTACTGGCCCGCGCCCTGGAGGAAGTCGACGACGGCTTCGGACAACTGACCGACTACATCTCGGGCCACGTCGGGCTCATTGGCACGAACGACAACCCCTTCGGGCTGTACAAGCAACTGGAAGCCTCCAAAACGTCCGCCCCGATCAACGCGGGCGAGGTCGCGCCCAACGACATCGTCATCCCCGAGGGTGACACGGGCGTCGATCCGGGACCGTTCGTCGGTGAGCTCCAGGCGATCGGTGCGAACGCACGCATCCAGGAGGGCTCGATCCAGGTCATGGAGGACAGCAAGGTCCTCGATGCCGGCGGAGAAGTCTCCGCGGACATGGCCAACGTCCTCTCGGAGCTGGGCATCGAGCCCAAGGAAGTCGGGCTGGACCTGCGCGCCGTCTACGCGGAGGGCGTACTCTTCGAGCCCGAGGATCTCGAACTCGATTCCGAGGAGTACCGCTCGGACATCGAGACGGCCGCCGCGCGCGCTCGGAACCTGGCACTCAACACCTCGTTCCCGACCGCTCAGACCCTGCCGGCACAGCTCGGCAAGGCCAGCGGCGAGGCCAAGAACCTCGCGATCCACGCGTCCATCGAGAACGAGGACGTCATGCCGGACCTCCTCAGCAAGGCCGACGGTCAGGTCCGGGCACTTGCCGCCCAGATCGAGGACCAGGAGGCGCTTCCCGAGGAACTGCGTGACCTCGAACAGCCGGACACTGAATCGAGCGACGAACAGACAGCAGACGACTCCGAGGACGCCGACGACGAAGCCACTGACGCCGACGAGGCGGCAGACGAAGACGCTGGCGAGTCGGAAGACGACGACGGTGACGCCGGCGCGGCGCTCGGAGACATGTTCTAATAGGTGACAACAATGGAATACGTATACGCAGCACTCATCCTGAACGAATCGGGCGAAGAGATCAACGAAGACAACCTCACGGACGTCCTCGACGCCGCGGGCGTCGATGTCGAGGAGTCCCGCGTCAAGGCACTCATCGCCGCCCTCGAAGATGTCGACATCGACGAGGCCGTCGAAGAGGCCGCCGCCGTCCCCGCGACGGGCGGCGCCACGACGACTGAAGCAGCCGAGCCCGCCGACGACGGCGACGAGGAGGCCGCCGAC comes from the Halapricum desulfuricans genome and includes:
- a CDS encoding hemolysin family protein encodes the protein MNSLELTIRLAAGVFLILTNGFFVAIEFALTRARQFDRSEFIGDGHPALKRAWEMTQNLELYLTTCQVGITASSIAVGIVAEPALAALFEPLFENTVLASVGSGAIIAFLIINLVHLTHGEQTPTYLGVERSRFVCRYGAPPLYWFHYAISPIITFGDWIAKATLKLFGIEMTGAWLETEQDVIESRADLRNKLGSVLDEGDISEERRDEVMNALQIGEQPVRDVMLPAEEIVALSTAVGTEENFRRMEEHPHTRYPLIGDELTDFRGIVYSPILSRHREELTDGDLDFADVAAPTMTVSPDTDVSDAIDQFQAENQELALVIEDGEVVGMVTVTDLLETIMGDIDDPIDVATSDDRSESLSP
- a CDS encoding ZIP family metal transporter; the encoded protein is MDLWFNLTLVFVAGFITALATGLGAIPFFLVEEIGDRWNVGLWGFASGIMLAASLFGLIFEGLENGGSQPVPKLVAGLLTGVVLVVVSHRLLNDSDIDPQEYEEADFKKLVLILGILTVHSFPEGVAVGVSFAELGFEGVDGFTIAGQVVPLLAVFMTIAISIHNIPEGIAISIPLRAMGVSEWRMVGWAIFSSLPQPIGAVIAFSFVRVAQEFLPFGFGFAAGAMIYLVLTEFIPEALDQGADLAGGGRRELTAGIAAGVALMVPLAFI
- a CDS encoding twin-arginine translocation signal domain-containing protein; translated protein: MRRRRFLTGAATGAVVGTAGCIGGEVILTKDEMVPVPPEDGRIFELPSDGDEIEYIARDDRPFSVYVFGSDSALEAYKMYIDEDEETPDDRPSGVDSLSKRTVMLRGSPDELHEASTENKGREPLNVDGTGYLVLDNSNYESDPSANDERLTVQLTLKVVSSTLPI
- the thpR gene encoding RNA 2',3'-cyclic phosphodiesterase, producing MSKRLFVSVDLDGLAEDVSAVQELFEGASGLNFVDPRQAHLTLKFLGDTDEDQIPELIDELDAAVDAAGVDPFTARFGSLGVFPSLEYISVVWLGVRTGSDQLTALHEAIEDRTVEMGFDPEDHDFTPHVTLARMNHAGDKELVQETVRERDPDVGTLAVDEIRLTESVLTDDGPRYSTVESFEM
- the rpl12p gene encoding 50S ribosomal protein P1, encoding MEYVYAALILNESGEEINEDNLTDVLDAAGVDVEESRVKALIAALEDVDIDEAVEEAAAVPATGGATTTEAAEPADDGDEEAADEDEAADEEDDGDDEDDEASGEGLGELFG
- a CDS encoding 50S ribosomal protein L10, yielding MSAESQRKTEHIPEWKREEIDDLVATIESYDSVGIVDMTGIPSQQLQDMRRNLYGTAELRVSRNTLLARALEEVDDGFGQLTDYISGHVGLIGTNDNPFGLYKQLEASKTSAPINAGEVAPNDIVIPEGDTGVDPGPFVGELQAIGANARIQEGSIQVMEDSKVLDAGGEVSADMANVLSELGIEPKEVGLDLRAVYAEGVLFEPEDLELDSEEYRSDIETAAARARNLALNTSFPTAQTLPAQLGKASGEAKNLAIHASIENEDVMPDLLSKADGQVRALAAQIEDQEALPEELRDLEQPDTESSDEQTADDSEDADDEATDADEAADEDAGESEDDDGDAGAALGDMF
- a CDS encoding 50S ribosomal protein L1, translated to MADQEIENAVSRALEEAPDRNFRETVDLAINLRDLDLNDPSNRVDEGVVLPEGTGQETTIVVFAEGETAIRAEDVADDVLDGDDLEDLGDDDGQAKDLAEDTDFFIAEASMMQDIGRYLGTVLGPRGKMPEPLQPDDDVVETVNRMKNTVQLRSGERRTFHTRVGAEDMSAEEIADNIDVILRRLHANLEKGPLNVDSVFVKTTMGPSVEVA